The nucleotide sequence AACAACTCGTTGATGCGTTTTCCCGCAAATTTTTCTATTTACGTCTTTCAATTACAGACGTGTGTAATTTTCGTTGTACTTATTGCCTACCTAATGGTTATAAGCCTAACGGTCATAAATCATTTCTTTCGTTAGATGAAATCAGCAGACTGACACAATCTTTTGCCGCGTTAGGGACAGAAAAAATTCGCCTAACTGGTGGTGAGCCTACAATGCGTCGTGATTTTACTGATATTATCGCAACCATTAAAGACAATGCGGCTATCAAAAAAATCGCAGTTACAACAAATGGTTATCGATTGTCTCGTGATGTCGCTCAATGGCGTGATGCCGGTTTAAGTGCAATTAATGTGAGTGTTGATAGCCTCGATCCTCGTCAATTCCATGCTATTACAGGGCAAGATAAATTTAGCCAAGTAATGGAAGGTATTGATGCTGCATTTACCGCGGGTTTCGAAAAAGTAAAAGTTAACGTTGTGCTAATGCGCAATGTGAATGATAAAAACCTCCCAGATTTTCTTCGTTGGATCAAAGACCGACCTATCCAACTGCGTTTTATCGAGTTAATGGAAACGGGTGATGGTAGTGATATATTCAACCGCTTTCATTTGTCTGGTGAAGTGATTCGCCAGCGCTTACTCAATGAAGGTTGGTTACAAATTCCTCGCGCTCGTAGTGACGGGCCTGCTCAAGTATTTACCCATCCTGATTATCAAGGTGAAATCGGTCTTATCATGCCTTATGAAAAAGACTTTTGCCTAACCTGTAACCGTTTACGTGTTTCGGCCATTGGTAATCTCCATCTTTGCCTATTTGGTGAAAATGGTATTCCTTTACGCGATCTGCTTGCTGATGATAGTCAACAAGAAGCATTACAACAGCGTATCCAGGGTGGTCTTCTTCATAAACGAGAAACCCATTTTCTTCATCAAGGCGATAGCGGTATTACACCGAACTTATCTGTGATTGGTGGATAGTTTTTCGCTCTGTTATTTCGTTAATTTCAGGAGTTGTGCATGTCTCAACTAACTCATATTAATGCTGCCGGTGAAGCTCACATGGTGGATGTTAGCGCTAAAGCTGAAACAGTGCGAGAAGCGCGTGCTGAAGCCTTTGTTGAAATGTCGGCAGAAACATTAAGCATGATCACCGAAGGTAAACATCATAAAGGTGATGTATTTGCGACAGCAAGAATTGCAGGTATTCAAGCAGCAAAAAGAACATGGGAGTTAATCCCATTATGTCATCCGCTGTTATTAACTAAAGTCGAAGTGCGTTTAGAGGCACTCACTGGATCTAACCGCGTACGTATTGAATCTGTTTGCCGTTTAACGGGTAAAACAGGGGTTGAGATGGAAGCATTAACTGCGGCATCGGTAGCTGCGTTGACGATTTATGATATGTGCAAAGCTGTTCAAAAAGATATGGTGATAGGACCTGTACGTTTATTAGAAAAAACAGGTGGTAAATCAGGTCACTTTAAGGTGGAAGCATGATTAAGGTTCTTTTCTTTGCTCAAGTCCGTGAATTAGTGGGTGTTGATTCGCTTGAATTAGATTGTAAATACCACACAGTAGATGATTTACGTAACGCCTTAATTACTAAAGGTGATCGTTGGTCACTCGCATTAGAAGATGGCAAGTTACTCTCTGCGGTAAACCAATCCTTTGTTCAAGGCTCTCACGTTATTAATGATGGTGATGAAATCGCCTTTTTCCCACCTGTTACAGGAGGATAAGATGAGCGCATCAACTCGTATTTCAGTACAAACCGAAAATTTTAGTGTTGGTGATGAATACCAATGGCTTTCAGAGTGTGACAGCGATGGTGCTGTTGTGACATTTACGGGTAAAGTTCGTAATCATAATCTCGGTGATGAAGTAAGTACACTCACGCTTGAACACTATCCAGGAATGACTGAAAAAGCACTAACAGATATTGTGAATGAAGCTCGCTCTCGTTGGCCTTTACAGCGTGTAAGTGTTATTCACCGCGTTGGAACTTTGCATATTGGTGAAGAGATAGTGTTTGTTGGTGTCACCAGTTCTCATCGCAATAGTGCATTTGAATCTGCTGAATTTATTATGGATTTCTTAAAAACACGCGCACCATTTTGGAAAAAAGAAGGTCTTTCTGAAAACAACGACAGATGGGTTGATGCACGCCAAAGTGATTATGACTCGGCTGAGCGCTGGGAATAAATCATCACACTGAATTAAACGCTACATTACTTTACTTAAATTTATTTTATGGTGACATTTCATACAGTTTAATTCGTGGAAATGTAAAATCAGTGTGATAAAATTAAATTCTAATGAGTCCATAATGGACTTTTTACTGAAATAAACGTTATTGTTAAACCTAACGTTATCACTATGATTAAAGGGTAATCATCATGGATCGATTTTCACGTTCAAATGATTCAATCGTACAGCGCACAGGTTCTGGCCTACAAACCTTTATGGCTCAAGTTTATGGTTGGATGACTGTAGGTCTGTTACTCACTGCGTTTGTTGCACTCTACGTTGCATCAAGCGAAGCATTATTATCAATGATTTTTTCTAGCAAGGTCGTCTTTTTTGGTCTGATCATTGCTCAATTAGGGTTAGTTTTCGTGTTATCTGGTATGGTTCATAAAATGAGTGGCGCAATGGCAACCTCATTGTTTATGCTCTATTCCGTGCTAACCGGTGTGACTATCTCAAGCGTATTACTGGTTTATACCGCATCTTCAATTGCTAGCACTTTCTTTATTTGTGCAGCGATGTTTGGTGCATTAAGTGTTTACGGTTACACGACTAAGCGTAGCTTAACGGGTATGGGTAGCTTCCTGTTTATGGGGCTTATCGGTATTATTATTGCTTCTATCGTGAATATCTTTATGCAAAGCTCAATGATGAGCATGGTTATCTCTTACGCTGGTGTGTTGATTTTCGCAGGTTTAACTGCTTATGACACACAAAAATTAAAAGATATGGGTAATGAAATTAACCAAGAAGATAAAGAAAATATGCGCCGTTACTCAATTATGGGTGCATTAACGCTTTATTTAGATTTCATCAACTTGTTCTTAATGTTACTGCGTATTTTAGGCGACCGTCGTTAATTTTAACGGTATCTACGGATAAACGTAGTTTAAAAACAGCATAAAAAATAAATCCCATAACTTTTATAAGTTGTGGGATTTTTTTTGCATTTATTAAGAGAGTTTTTCTGTCGCACATAATTGAAATAGAATGAAGTTTAATTATCTCGTAACCAAGGCGTAATAGTTAAACCTACTAAAAACCGACAACAAAGAGAACGTGAACACCAGAAATAAAAGGAATCATAATATTCCCCTTATTGTTAAGTTAACCACTGTTTCAATATATTAATAATAATAGGTGAAAAGCTTTCTAGTTTTCCATCATCATTAGGTTTTGCTAGTTCTATGATTAAAGCATTAAGTAAATCATCATCTTCTAATCCTTCACTAGGATCAATTCCATTGATAAATAGAATTTGTTCAATAGCGTTTTTTCTTTTACTGATTAATAAGTTATTGGGAAGAGTGCTAGAGCCTAAATTCAATATTTCAATTGCCTTTTCAGCACGGGAAGTTACACCATTAACTCTACCACTAATTGAAAACTGTAATTCAGTCTCCCGCTCATCCATAAGTGGAGTAAGGGGAAGTGCGTGATGTTGATGAGAATCGCCGCATTGTTTCTTAGCATTGCAACTGGCGATAAGATTAGAGAACTCAAGCGTTTTATTTTATGCTAATTGTTGAGGTTCGATATGTTCATTGTGGCAGTCATGAATTGATGTTATTTGCTGACAACAATGACCACATAAATAGAACTGCTCTTCTAGCAATACTTCTCTTATTTCTGTTCGAATTTCTGGGGTTAAATCAGCGTATTTTTTATGTTTATTTTGCCTTTTCCATTGAGTTAAACTTGTGGGTTCATAATTATTTCTTGTTCTGTATTTTTAGTGAGTATTTCACGATATGATGAAGTAAAAGATTTAATATTATCAGTAATGTACGAACTCATAAGATTACTTTCTGCATGTTTGCGTACTTTTGATAATTTTAATGATATTTCATTGAGTGGGTATCTTTCTCCACTATTCTTTCCCAATTCTTTTTTTTCAAAAGAAATTATGCATTCTAACGCTGAAATATTAATCTTAGATTTATCAATAGATTTACCCTGAGCATTCTTATCTTCTAACTTTGCTACAAATCAACTTAAACCTGTTGCAATCGCATCTAAAATACTGGTTTTACCCGAACCATTATTACCAATAAATACAGTAATATTTGAGCCATTCTTGTTGCCATCTTTTGTGGCTAACGTGATGTCGGCATCAGTAAAAACACCATAATTTTCAAGTCGTAGTTTGCTGATTTGCATATTGCACGCCTATTGATTTTTTCTTTGGTATCAGTCTATTAGAGTTAGTTATCAAAGTACAGATTTTAAGCTATCTTCCTTTGGAAAAGATAATAGGCAATGCTACCCGTTCCTACTGCAATCACCAATAAAGGCCATAAACTGTGCCATATAACAGTGATGTCGGCATTTTTAAGGTAAATCTGTTTTGTGATATCGGTGAAATGGCGAATTGGGTTTATCCATGTGGCATGTTGTAGCCAAACGGGCATGTTTTCTACGGGGGAAATATAGCCAGATAATAAAACAGCGGGCATCATAAACACGAAGACACCAATAAAAGCTTGTTGCTGTGTCGAGCTTAATGCGGATATTAGTAAACCAAAACCCACCAGCGATAAGCCATAAATCAGCATGGTAAAGTAAAACAGCAATAGTGAGCCAGAAAAGGGAATTTGATAACCAAATATACCAATAATTAACACGATAGTGCCTTGAATGGCAGCAACGACCATTGCTGGAACGGCTTTACCGACAAAGATTTGCCATGTTGAGAGAGGCGAAACTAACAGTTGATCTAACGTGCCTTGTTCGCGCTCTCTAGCAACAGAAAGTGAAGTCACAATCATGACGCCAATGGTAATAATTAATGCGACTAAAGAGGGCACAATAAACCATTTGTAATTTAAATTCGGGTTATACCAATTACGAACAACAAGTTCTGTTTTATTCAGTAAAGAAGGTGTATTGCCTGCTAATTCAGTTTGATAGTTTTGTACGATTTGCTGTACATAATTAGCGGCAATTTGCGCACTATTAGAATTTCGACCATCTAGGATTATTTGTAATTTAACAGGGACATGGCTTTCTAAATCAGCGCTAAAATTCTGTGGAAAACGAACTAATAAAAGCGCTTTACGATTATCAATAGTCTTTTTTATTTCATGTTCATTTTTAAGCAAAAGAGTTTGAGAGAATGCACTTGCTTTGGCGATACGCTGGGTTAACTCAATAGATTGTTTACCATTATCTTCATCAAAAATGGCAATAGAGGCATTGGTAACATCTAATGTTGCGGCAAATGGAAATAAGATCATCTGAAAGATAACTGGCATTATTAAGATAATACGAGTTTGAGGCTCTTGTAATAATGACTGTAACTCTTTCATTATCAGGGTGAGAAGACGATAAAACATAAATACTCTCCCTTTAATCTAATCGACGTCGTGTTGCTAACGCCGTTAAGCCAATAAAGAATATGGCAGAAACGATCAACAACCACATATCTAACATTAATATCAATGGAATATCGCCAGCTAAAAATAGTGTTTGCAAACTACTCACAAAATAACGCGCAGGAATAAAATAGGTCACCACTTGAATAAAAAATGGCATGCTATCAATTTCAAAAACAAAGCCTGATAACATAATTGCAGGCAAAAATGCAGCATTTAACGAAATCATCGCGGCATTAAATTGATTACGCGTTAGTGTGGAAATAAGTAATCCCATGCCTAAAGCAGTAGCTAAAAAGAGCGACGTAATGCCACCTAAAATCCACAATGATCCCCGATAGGGCACACCAAGCACAAATACAGTGACTACCATACATAGCACCATGACAAAACTCCCTAACACTTGGTAAGGAATAAGTTTTGAAAGAAGAAGCTCAGTGCGTGTAATTTGAGTGGAAAGTAAGGCTTCCATAGTGCCTCTTTCCCATTCACGAGCAATCACTAACGAGGTAAGAATAGCCCCAACTACCGTAATAATAATGGTGACGGCACCTGGAATAATATAGTGCTGACTAATTGCCGCAGGGTTAAACCAATAGCGAGGTTCGATTTCAATTAATGGCGTCGTATCAATACCCTTGCTGATAGCTTGTTGTTGTAACCAAATTTGCCAAACCCCTTTTGTGTAAGCTTGTACAAAGTTTGCCGTATTAGGCTCACTGCCATCGGTGATCACTTGAATGGGGGCTTTAGTATCTTGGCGAGCAAGTAATTCAGCAAAATTAACAGGAATAACCACAATGCCGCGAATTTGCCCCGCCTGCATTTTATCGATTAATAATTGTCGATTATCGCTAATAGTTGCATTGATATAGGGTGAATTCGTGAAGGTGTAAACAAGCTCTTGTGCTGGTTGGCTTTGTTGATTAGTTAAAATGCCAATATTTAATTTGCTTGAGTCTAAATTAATGCCATACCCAAAAATAAACAGCAAAGTAAGTGGGATAACAATAGCAATTAGGGCACTGCTGGGATCACGAGTAATTTGCTTTGTTTCTTTTAAACACAGTGCGTATAAACGTCGCCAAGAAAAGCGGGCATGAGATGATTGAGCTGAATTATGCATGTTTTTCGCTCCCTTTATCATTTTCACTTTCAAGTTTTTTATCGTAATCCAGCACTAAACCAATAAAGGCATCTTCCATTGATGGGGTTGGATTATCTTTGCTGGCAACCATTTTTTTCAGAGAATCAGGCTCGCCAGCTGCAATGATTTTTCCTCGATAAACCAAACCAATGCGATCGCAATACTCTGCTTCATCCATAAAGTGA is from Proteus columbae and encodes:
- the moaA gene encoding GTP 3',8-cyclase MoaA, whose translation is MQQLVDAFSRKFFYLRLSITDVCNFRCTYCLPNGYKPNGHKSFLSLDEISRLTQSFAALGTEKIRLTGGEPTMRRDFTDIIATIKDNAAIKKIAVTTNGYRLSRDVAQWRDAGLSAINVSVDSLDPRQFHAITGQDKFSQVMEGIDAAFTAGFEKVKVNVVLMRNVNDKNLPDFLRWIKDRPIQLRFIELMETGDGSDIFNRFHLSGEVIRQRLLNEGWLQIPRARSDGPAQVFTHPDYQGEIGLIMPYEKDFCLTCNRLRVSAIGNLHLCLFGENGIPLRDLLADDSQQEALQQRIQGGLLHKRETHFLHQGDSGITPNLSVIGG
- the moaC gene encoding cyclic pyranopterin monophosphate synthase MoaC, whose amino-acid sequence is MSQLTHINAAGEAHMVDVSAKAETVREARAEAFVEMSAETLSMITEGKHHKGDVFATARIAGIQAAKRTWELIPLCHPLLLTKVEVRLEALTGSNRVRIESVCRLTGKTGVEMEALTAASVAALTIYDMCKAVQKDMVIGPVRLLEKTGGKSGHFKVEA
- the moaD gene encoding molybdopterin synthase sulfur carrier subunit, with translation MIKVLFFAQVRELVGVDSLELDCKYHTVDDLRNALITKGDRWSLALEDGKLLSAVNQSFVQGSHVINDGDEIAFFPPVTGG
- the moaE gene encoding molybdopterin synthase catalytic subunit MoaE translates to MSASTRISVQTENFSVGDEYQWLSECDSDGAVVTFTGKVRNHNLGDEVSTLTLEHYPGMTEKALTDIVNEARSRWPLQRVSVIHRVGTLHIGEEIVFVGVTSSHRNSAFESAEFIMDFLKTRAPFWKKEGLSENNDRWVDARQSDYDSAERWE
- a CDS encoding Bax inhibitor-1/YccA family protein, which produces MDRFSRSNDSIVQRTGSGLQTFMAQVYGWMTVGLLLTAFVALYVASSEALLSMIFSSKVVFFGLIIAQLGLVFVLSGMVHKMSGAMATSLFMLYSVLTGVTISSVLLVYTASSIASTFFICAAMFGALSVYGYTTKRSLTGMGSFLFMGLIGIIIASIVNIFMQSSMMSMVISYAGVLIFAGLTAYDTQKLKDMGNEINQEDKENMRRYSIMGALTLYLDFINLFLMLLRILGDRR
- a CDS encoding AAA family ATPase, coding for MQISKLRLENYGVFTDADITLATKDGNKNGSNITVFIGNNGSGKTSILDAIATGLS
- a CDS encoding ABC transporter permease, translating into MFYRLLTLIMKELQSLLQEPQTRIILIMPVIFQMILFPFAATLDVTNASIAIFDEDNGKQSIELTQRIAKASAFSQTLLLKNEHEIKKTIDNRKALLLVRFPQNFSADLESHVPVKLQIILDGRNSNSAQIAANYVQQIVQNYQTELAGNTPSLLNKTELVVRNWYNPNLNYKWFIVPSLVALIITIGVMIVTSLSVAREREQGTLDQLLVSPLSTWQIFVGKAVPAMVVAAIQGTIVLIIGIFGYQIPFSGSLLLFYFTMLIYGLSLVGFGLLISALSSTQQQAFIGVFVFMMPAVLLSGYISPVENMPVWLQHATWINPIRHFTDITKQIYLKNADITVIWHSLWPLLVIAVGTGSIAYYLFQRKIA
- a CDS encoding ABC transporter permease, coding for MHNSAQSSHARFSWRRLYALCLKETKQITRDPSSALIAIVIPLTLLFIFGYGINLDSSKLNIGILTNQQSQPAQELVYTFTNSPYINATISDNRQLLIDKMQAGQIRGIVVIPVNFAELLARQDTKAPIQVITDGSEPNTANFVQAYTKGVWQIWLQQQAISKGIDTTPLIEIEPRYWFNPAAISQHYIIPGAVTIIITVVGAILTSLVIAREWERGTMEALLSTQITRTELLLSKLIPYQVLGSFVMVLCMVVTVFVLGVPYRGSLWILGGITSLFLATALGMGLLISTLTRNQFNAAMISLNAAFLPAIMLSGFVFEIDSMPFFIQVVTYFIPARYFVSSLQTLFLAGDIPLILMLDMWLLIVSAIFFIGLTALATRRRLD